A single region of the Eremothecium gossypii ATCC 10895 chromosome V, complete sequence genome encodes:
- the TMA23 gene encoding Tma23p (Syntenic homolog of Saccharomyces cerevisiae YMR269W (TMA23)), which translates to MPVYSTFRLANLPQATLPLYIAAMASCRRRPSDDMKNFVDAMRIAKTILPASSTKMDGKEYLKSYGWQEGQALRKGGLKKPILVKHKRDKKGLGGAAGHDDGEAWWEQLFDSQLKGLDVSNGQGDLVFKQTDTAAVSVAHSVSPLYTWFVKGEGLQGTIKTKPIEAPVAVSSKRAADDASDDVARPKKHKKDKKDKKDKKDKKDRKHRKQKKHKDRSSSGSKKPKKDKKSKRKSEKASSKHRKASDASRKSV; encoded by the coding sequence ATGCCAGTATACAGTACTTTCAGACTAGCTAATCTACCTCAAGCAACCCTGCCTCTCTACATCGCAGCTATGGCAAGCTGTCGCAGACGTCCTTCCGATGACATGAAAAATTTTGTTGATGCGATGAGGATCGCCAAAACGATACTGCCAGCCTCATCGACCAAGATGGATGGCAAGGAGTACCTCAAATCCTACGGCTGGCAGGAAGGCCAAGCTCTACGCAAAGGTGGTCTTAAAAAGCCGATCCTCGTCAAGCACAAACGAGACAAAAAGGGCCTTGGAGGAGCGGCGGGGCACGATGATGGCGAAGCATGGTGGGAACAGCTGTTCGACAGCCAACTGAAGGGGCTCGATGTGTCCAACGGACAAGGTGATCTTGTCTTCAAGCAAACGGATACAGCAGCAGTTTCTGTGGCGCACAGCGTTTCTCCCCTCTATACGTGGTTTGTGAAAGGTGAAGGGCTGCAGGGAACTATCAAGACTAAACCTATAGAGGCGCCGGTGGCTGTAAGCAGCAAGCGCGCCGCAGACGACGCCTCGGACGATGTAGCGCGGCCAAAGAAGCACAAGAAGGATAAGAAGGATAAGAAGGATAAGAAGGACAAGAAGGATAGGAAGCACAGGAAGCAAAAGAAGCACAAGGACCGATCTTCAAGTGGCTCTAAAAAACCAAAGAAGGACAAGAAGAGCAAGCGCAAAAGCGAGAAAGCCAGCTCTAAGCATCGCAAGGCTTCCGATGCGTCTCGGAAGAGTGTATGA
- the MDM1 gene encoding Mdm1p (Syntenic homolog of Saccharomyces cerevisiae YML104C (MDM1)), translated as MTLNIFGHNLPGKRDLHHKVGLQKRRALWSKRRTMKSDWFWNLSLLRTAAFLVVCLVVLTHYTVFFYLSLIIMLLLPLLFLLMLKVESREFKHQPPARLPYVAEARDTGQFRLTPLFEDYPRITSELEEIVRHIVRDFVSSWYETISEDPLFPNEVQGVLYGVLVRMQGLLRQFDVAELLVLKLLPLITKHFTVFTLAYQAASSDAIHMQKTAEDMKNFELSVAVEFSKHYKRHQALSGSFKNVRGDIQQYLVERTRPILRNLIDPEELSSPFVELLSREIVSNCILFPLMLKLSNPDFWNITLIDLSKKVLRERTQVKELRKALSRELQEPHITQTPQAGNNENKVLRHYLVIGATGQEFELYLKYINGQRNIIDLASEKFSVLVKLLTLSKKAYLSNGEAEFQKRLQLSLNLIESRFSFLTGNHISIEPNFCEKELQEFETFVKSVDIEAVLSDSDYIQFFREFLISCHAHQSNLDFWYFVQGIKNPLEDPQREDMSIDLSEGGVSDIQNAFTKFLKDERLVSSFNKEYIKEIATFLQTYRTSDRITRTRLYLRARKALLLLQDDAYKKLQTIYFPKFRDSISFLKLIGSPNFTRSSVYARYIHSFDLSKSNLPEQSESKHVGIITSGDIDKALDNILNEDKPSTPTKDKLKVRKSYTALFGSTNRSGIFNDTLFLDDAMSQEYLSEDSAEIESDHSVSSENEFSQDIIRSDIIDGDIIDSRLELKDIKDELGNLIIHIDQLQKQLELLQHLILKAELTNNQSQLKLLRKSERLLSNELEYKELLKQQYTVLENSNSLFGRTKVSIKNYISELSPSDGKDVIYYIINVNHINGNQVTSWEIPRRYSEFYKLNAYLKNTYGSLVGHLQRKHIFPQKVKISLKYHVSKSLLYEERRLKLENYLRMLLLITDVCQDTTFRRFLTDVSNAFMTGDEELDARKSPLNDAVPSQGNENPPIIKRYSTMDFQVTTLDKDELTKESSFYEDERNFYAGTIRKPKSFVKPICDLFISLFSLNKSNSGWLRGRAIIVVLQQLLGSTIEKYIKDMIGRVQSEEKVYDMLVLFKDLMWVDGEQLRSNNSQTQQRTESAMLKSKKEASMLLDRLMIETCGKVVGFRSAKNTSLMIHAMLQNEYLNASLILEIFDVIVDEVFPVT; from the coding sequence ATGACTCTAAATATATTTGGACATAACCTCCCCGGAAAAAGAGATCTTCACCACAAGGTGGGCCTGCAGAAGCGAAGAGCACTTTGGTCAAAACGGAGGACTATGAAAAGTGACTGGTTTTGGAACCTCTCTTTACTGCGAACCGCCGCCTTTTTGGTGGTATGTTTGGTTGTTCTTACACACTATACAGTTTTCTTCTACCTGAGCCTAATTATTATGCTTCTGCTACCGCTGCTGTTTTTATTGATGTTGAAGGTAGAATCGCGGGAGTTCAAGCACCAGCCTCCAGCGAGATTACCGTATGTTGCTGAGGCGAGGGATACAGGGCAGTTCCGGCTAACGCCACTTTTCGAAGACTACCCGCGAATCACGTCGGAGTTGGAAGAGATTGTACGCCATATCGTTCGGGACTTCGTATCTTCGTGGTACGAAACGATCAGCGAAGATCCGCTGTTTCCAAATGAGGTGCAGGGGGTCCTTTATGGGGTACTAGTCCGCATGCAAGGATTGCTGAGGCAGTTTGACGTGGCGGAGTTGTTGGTATTAAAGCTGCTTCCGCTGATCACGAAACATTTTACTGTGTTCACCCTGGCGTACCAAGCGGCGTCTAGCGACGCGATACACATGCAAAAAACTGCCGAGGATATGAAGAACTTCGAACTATCTGTTGCTGTTGAGTTCAGTAAGCACTACAAGAGACATCAGGCTTTGTCTGGGAGTTTCAAGAATGTGCGCGGAGACATTCAACAATACCTAGTTGAGCGAACGCGCCCGATTCTCCGGAACTTGATAGATCCAGAGGAGCTCAGCTCTCCGTTTGTTGAGCTACTCTCTCGCGAGATTGTTTCCAATTGCATACTCTTCCCTTTGATGCTAAAGCTGTCCAATCCGGACTTCTGGAATATCACTCTGATTGATCTCTCAAAGAAAGTACTACGCGAGCGTACACAGGTGAAGGAACTCCGTAAGGCATTGTCTAGGGAGCTGCAAGAGCCGCATATCACACAAACGCCGCAGGCTGGCAATAATGAAAATAAAGTCTTGAGGCATTACCTTGTCATAGGAGCCACGGGACAAGAATTTGAGCTTTATCTAAAGTACATCAACGGTCAGAGGAACATCATCGATTTAGCATCCGAAAAGTTTTCTGTCTTAGTGAAACTTCTCACGCTATCGAAGAAAGCCTACTTATCCAATGGCGAGGCGGAATTCCAGAAGAGACTTCAGTTATCTCTGAACCTTATTGAGAGCCGATTTTCCTTCTTAACTGGAAACCATATTTCAATTGAACCGAACTTCTGTGAGAAAGAGCTTCAGGAATTTGAGACATTCGTGAAATCCGTTGATATTGAGGCCGTACTTTCGGATTCAGACTACATTCAGTTTTTCCGCGAGTTTCTGATAAGCTGTCATGCCCATCAATCAAACCTTGACTTTTGGTACTTTGTTCAAGGAATTAAAAATCCGTTAGAAGACCCACAGCGTGAAGATATGTCCATAGATTTATCTGAAGGGGGCGTATCAGATATTCAGAATGCTTTTACGAAATTTTTAAAGGATGAACGACTGGTTAGTTCGTTTAACAAAGAGTATATTAAGGAAATTGCGACATTTCTGCAGACATACCGGACTTCCGATCGAATCACTCGGACTAGGTTATATCTGAGAGCTCGGAAAGCCCTGCTTCTTTTGCAAGACGATGCATATAAAAAGCTTCAGACGATATACTTTCCGAAGTTCAGAGACTCGATATCTTTTCTGAAACTGATCGGGTCACCGAACTTTACTAGGTCCTCTGTTTATGCAAGATACATTCATAGTTTTGACTTGTCAAAGTCGAATCTTCCTGAACAGTCTGAGTCGAAGCATGTAGGAATCATTACAAGTGGTGATATTGACAAGGCCTTGGACAATATTTTAAATGAGGATAAGCCTAGCACACCGACAAAAGACAAATTGAAGGTTCGGAAATCATACACTGCGTTATTTGGCTCTACTAATAGGAGTGGAATATTTAATGACACGCTATTCCTGGATGATGCGATGAGCCAAGAGTATCTCTCGGAGGACAGTGCTGAGATTGAAAGTGATCATTCTGTCAGTTCAGAAAATGAATTTTCTCAAGACATAATAAGATCCGATATTATTGATGGGGATATAATCGATAGCAGGCTAGAGCTTAAAGATATTAAGGATGAACTTGGAAACCTTATTATTCATATTGATCAGCTTCAGAAGCAGCTGGAGTTGTTGCAGCATCTCATACTAAAAGCCGAGCTAACCAACAATCAGTCACAACTAAAGCTACTACGGAAATCAGAGAGATTGTTATCAAATGAGCTGGAATACAAAGAACTGTTGAAACAGCAGTATACAGTTCTTGAAAATTCCAATAGTTTATTTGGCAGAACAAAGGTGTCAATTAAAAATTATATTTCTGAGTTATCTCCCAGCGATGGGAAAGATGTGATCTATTATATTATAAATGTTAATCATATTAATGGTAATCAAGTTACTTCATGGGAGATACCCAGACGGTATAGTGAATTCTACAAACTAAATGCCTATTTGAAGAATACCTATGGATCGCTAGTTGGACATTTGCAACGTAAGCATATTTTCCCGCAGAAAGTAAAGATATCCCTGAAATACCATGTTTCCAAATCTCTCCTctatgaagagcggcgtCTGAAGTTAGAAAATTATCTTCGTATGCTACTTCTAATCACTGATGTTTGTCAAGATACTACTTTCCGCAGATTTTTGACCGATGTCTCCAACGCATTCATGACTGGGGATGAAGAACTCGATGCTCGAAAAAGCCCATTGAACGATGCAGTTCCGTCGCAAGGCAATGAAAACCCACCCATAATTAAAAGGTATTCGACGATGGATTTTCAAGTAACGACCCTAGATAAGGATGAACTGACGAAGGAAAGCAGCTTCTATGAGGACGAGCGGAACTTTTACGCTGGAACAATCAGAAAACCTAAATCATTTGTTAAACCCATCTGCGATCTCTTTATATCTCTCTTTTCCCTGAATAAGTCTAACTCCGGCTGGTTACGTGGCAGGGCAATCATTGTCGTGCTTCAGCAACTATTGGGCAGTACCATCGAGAAATACATTAAGGACATGATAGGCAGGGTACAATCTGAGGAGAAAGTATACGATATGCTTGTGCTGTTCAAAGACTTAATGTGGGTGGATGGTGAACAACTGCGAAGTAATAACTCCCAGACACAGCAAAGGACTGAAAGTGCAATGTTAAAAAGTAAAAAGGAAGCGTCGATGCTGCTCGATCGGTTGATGATAGAAACTTGTGGGAAGGTAGTTGGCTTCCGAAGTGCTAAAAATACCAGTCTAATGATACATGCAATGTTACAAAATGAATACCTGAATGCCAGTCTAATATTGGAGATTTTCGACGTAATAGTGGATGAGGTATTCCCGGTTACTTGA
- the RRN9 gene encoding Rrn9p (Syntenic homolog of Saccharomyces cerevisiae YMR270C (RRN9)) translates to MDVNGKTIANEALELLESLEQQHRHDLTLHLYSAHLLKQLLRKAHKKKRALEAEVYIKTMIKDNWTSWPSPNTVIDPHTDCVYEDEELWGSREEAPQMPERGEISERALKHAMRMMRVELDSVWQRQLTQSAALVHQLGQGNVSLDVNKMAMPLELVNHIFARLDAFAQGLNVNFAKQVKVELATQPSMPQLSLKTGTSDQRGSSSGASSTNSRRKAHLDYRDLIVRGCEMKLDMSNVYIKCLFLFEGLVSRYNVKDFKIPKEVLKKYVPQRQAEVVPRPVKNLQKEFWELEALTRDRNLTFDVRQALRQMCLRNGFSRDKKTFMMVQEINTQRQKALGVDRRPHKRHKGTTQDSALTDGGEEADDELYGLADCLIK, encoded by the coding sequence ATGGACGTTAATGGGAAAACTATAGCCAATGAAGCACTGGAACTGCTTGAATCGCTCGAGCAACAGCATCGCCATGACTTGACACTACACCTTTACTCGGCGCACCTCCTaaagcagctgctgcggaaAGCGCACAAGAAGAAGCGAGCTTTAGAAGCCGAAGTTTACATCAAGACCATGATCAAGGATAACTGGACGAGCTGGCCCTCTCCGAACACCGTGATCGATCCGCATACGGACTGCGTATACGAGGATGAGGAGCTATGGGGAAGCCGAGAAGAGGCTCCACAGATGCCTGAGCGAGGGGAGATCAGTGAGCGTGCGTTGAAGCACGCGATGCGCATGATGCGAGTGGAATTGGACTCTGTGTGGCAGCGACAACTCACACAGAGCGCGGCCCTAGTGCACCAGCTAGGCCAAGGGAACGTGTCACTGGACGTGAACAAGATGGCGATGCCACTCGAGCTGGTGAACCATATCTTCGCTCGACTGGACGCGTTTGCGCAGGGCCTAAATGTGAACTTTGCCAAGCAGGTGAAGGTGGAGCTTGCCACACAGCCGAGTATGCCACAGCTCTCGCTGAAGACAGGCACCTCTGATCAGCGAGGCTCATCCTCGGGGGCGAGCTCTACGAATTCAAGAAGAAAGGCGCACTTGGACTACCGGGACCTGATCGTGCGGGGGTGCGAGATGAAACTGGATATGTCAAACGTATATATAAAGTGCCTCTTCTTATTCGAAGGTCTCGTAAGTCGCTATAATGTGAAGGACTTTAAGATTCCGAAGGAGGTGTTAAAGAAATATGTGCCCCAGAGGCAGGCAGAAGTTGTGCCGCGCCCAGTAAAAAATCTGCAGAAGGAGTTCTGGGAGTTGGAAGCGCTCACAAGGGATCGGAACTTGACCTTTGATGTGCGACAAGCACTGCGTCAGATGTGCCTGAGAAACGGGTTTTCCCGTGATAAAAAGACTTTCATGATGGTACAGGAGATCAACACCCAAAGGCAGAAGGCGCTAGGTGTCGACCGGAGGCCGCATAAGCGTCATAAAGGAACTACACAGGATTCGGCGCTCACAGACGGTGGAGAAGAGGCCGATGATGAACTTTATGGATTAGCAGACTGCTTGATCAAGTAA
- the SEC65 gene encoding RNA-binding signal recognition particle subunit SEC65 (Syntenic homolog of Saccharomyces cerevisiae YML105C (SEC65)) — translation MPKLEEIDDLEDIDNLHMDLAELDASLKTPIAPRLKPTVVRSQDSEPPLFPQIPLEGEQGPSFTFIDPKSGRVEETTKITKEDLADLKRFQILYPCYFDKNRTHAQGRQVPLELAVANPLAKTIADACRELEVLCVFEGEKTHPQDFGNPGRVRVLLKENGKAAGKYANKRWLMKNVAKYLQEHPTTLESLREIPYGPDFEGIEPSKIPLVHGFQMNEIVPLHSPFTMGHPMTKGIYTAPKVVAPEKQIKAPKNKYKVVRR, via the coding sequence ATGCCTAAGCTTGAAGAGATAGATGATTTAGAAGATATTGATAACTTGCATATGGATCTCGCAGAACTAGATGCGAGCCTCAAGACGCCTATTGCGCCGAGGCTCAAGCCAACGGTAGTGCGGTCGCAGGATTCAGAACCGCCATTATTTCCTCAGATTCCTCTGGAGGGTGAGCAAGGACCCTCTTTCACGTTTATCGATCCGAAATCCGGGAGGGTGGAAGAGACAACGAAGATCACGAAGGAGGACCTGGCAGATCTGAAGCGGTTCCAGATACTATATCCGTGCTACTTTGACAAGAACCGGACACACGCCCAGGGAAGGCAGGTTCCACTGGAGCTGGCTGTGGCTAATCCGCTTGCGAAGACAATCGCGGACGCATGTCGAGAGCTGGAGGTGCTGTGTGTGTTTGAAGGCGAGAAGACTCATCCACAGGACTTCGGTAACCCAGGGCGTGTAAGGGTGCTGCTGAAGGAGAACGGCAAGGCCGCGGGCAAATACGCGAATAAGAGATGGCTAATGAAAAACGTGGCCAAGTATCTGCAAGAGCATCCCACGACGTTGGAGTCTCTGCGGGAAATTCCGTACGGACCAGATTTTGAAGGTATCGAGCCAAGCAAAATCCCGCTGGTGCACGGTTTCCAGATGAATGAGATTGTTCCGCTGCACAGTCCATTTACTATGGGGCATCCGATGACGAAGGGCATCTACACAGCGCCGAAAGTCGTGGCCCCGGAGAAGCAAATCAAGGCACCCAAAAACAAATATAAGGTGGTTCGTCGTTAG
- a CDS encoding AER290Cp (Syntenic homolog of Saccharomyces cerevisiae YML106W (URA5) and YMR271C (URA10)) — protein MPVLEDYQKNFLDLAVESQSLRFGDFTLKSGRKSPYFFNLGLFNTGKLLSNLATAYAIAIIQSDLKFDVIFGPAYKGIPLAAIVCAKLAEIGGTKFQDIQYAFNRKEAKDHGEGGNIVGASLNDQRILIIDDVMTAGTAINEAFEIIKTAGGKVVGTIIALDRQEIVDTTSKEGLTATQSVSKRYDIPVLSIVSLADIIAYLDGRISPADKRRMDEYRQTYGA, from the coding sequence ATGCCCGTTCTCGAAGACTACCAGAAGAATTTCCTAGACTTGGCTGTGGAGTCACAGTCGTTGAGGTTTGGCGACTTCACCCTCAAGTCGGGCCGTAAGTCGCCATACTTTTTCAACCTTGGCCTGTTTAACACAGGCAAATTGTTGAGTAATTTGGCGACAGCCTACGCCATCGCTATTATCCAGTCGGATTTGAAATTCGACGTTATCTTTGGACCAGCCTACAAGGGCATTCCTTTAGCCGCTATTGTCTGTGCCAAGTTGGCCGAGATTGGTGGCACCAAGTTCCAGGATATACAGTATGCCTTCAACCGGAAAGAAGCCAAAGACCATGGCGAGGGAGGAAACATTGTTGGTGCCAGCCTAAACGACCAGCGGATTCTGATTATTGACGATGTGATGACTGCAGGCACTGCAATCAACGAGGCATTTGAGATTATCAAGACCGCTGGTGGCAAAGTTGTGGGCACGATAATTGCGTTGGACAGACAGGAGATCGTGGACACAACTTCTAAGGAAGGCTTGACGGCAACCCAATCTGTGAGCAAAAGATATGACATCCCAGTTTTGAGCATTGTATCCTTAGCAGACATCATTGCCTACTTGGACGGTAGAATTTCTCCCGCTGACAAAAGAAGGATGGATGAATACCGCCAGACGTACGGCGCTTAG
- the STB5 gene encoding Stb5p (Syntenic homolog of Saccharomyces cerevisiae YHR178W (STB5)), with product MNRSDDLQDAEDSGQQRYETYSCSRCRRLKKKCSKELPRCFSCEAASKECVYPGRAPRRTKKQLEEAIQRGEFVPSKKSKKQGQWASGEALSYDYQPQSPKLSDGSPQQSEGYSDSASNSRGNTLSSATSAVRDSSDASSANPVSSFLSILGSFSTTQQLGVGRNTGSVGQLETFSQGKLEHEMHRPDSIPITASSIQIEAVASVFKGGRDTPMLAADGTIKHIDRQLCDKFVAAYFKHNHRSYPLMNKIEFLNQVASIADLTNMEGKYENTFIFQLYMIMAIGCTTLQRAGFLDPDEEDLSEHFSYMAMRKFCSVMHLQNLETVKCLLLLGIYSFFEPKGISTWTISGLIMRLTIGLGLNRTLTKKAQERMSVLDIEMRYRAFWSFYAFERLVHTSLGRTSAIDDDDINVPLPRALYEEEREDIEVTKMMLNLRRFAGVIYKKVHSVSAGKRCLGMGEKQDIIDSLRQQLDTIYEDEKKKQNIIDCNNANGNISFHSSNTWLSMRYSQLMIMLYRPSKLIPKPSMDSLTILGTSCLEALRHTYCLYKKKLLPLNWITLFRTLTICNTMLYCLYQWSIDLVESKLEIQQCVEILQHFGEKWVFAKECAVVFQNIGNAILDISLSRGQVENVDKLTRELFGASNEYQDILDENNVDISWIDLAI from the coding sequence ATGAATCGTTCTGATGATCTCCAGGACGCAGAAGACAGCGGCCAACAGCGTTATGAGACATATTCATGCTCTAGGTGCCGTAGGCTGAAGAAAAAGTGCTCGAAGGAGCTTCCGCGATGCTTTTCGTGCGAAGCTGCGAGCAAAGAATGCGTGTACCCGGGGCGGGCCCCAAGAAGGACGAAGAAGCAGCTAGAGGAGGCTATACAGAGGGGGGAATTTGTACCTTCAAAGAAATCAAAAAAACAGGGCCAGTGGGCGTCGGGGGAGGCGCTGTCTTATGATTATCAGCCACAGAGCCCCAAGCTGTCCGATGGCTCCCCGCAGCAATCCGAAGGATATAGTGACAGTGCTTCAAATAGCCGCGGGAATACGCTCTCGTCTGCGACGTCTGCTGTCCGTGATAGCAGTGATGCGTCCTCTGCTAACCCCGTTTCGTCTTTTCTTAGTATTCTCGGCTCCTTCAGCACTACTCAGCAGCTCGGAGTAGGAAGGAATACAGGAAGCGTTGGCCAGTTAGAAACATTCAGCCAAGGAAAACTAGAACATGAAATGCATAGACCAGATTCAATACCGATCACTGCATCGTCTATTCAAATAGAAGCGGTTGCATCTGTGTTTAAAGGTGGCCGTGATACACCTATGTTGGCTGCAGATGGGACCATCAAACACATCGATCGTCAGCTCTGTGACAAGTTTGTTGCTGCTTATTTCAAGCATAATCATAGGTCGTATCCACTCATGAACAAGATTGAATTCTTAAATCAAGTCGCATCTATTGCTGATCTCACCAATATGGAAGGGAAGTATGAAAATACTTTTATTTTCCAGCTCTATATGATCATGGCTATAGGGTGTACAACACTGCAACGTGCGGGGTTTCTGGATCCGGATGAAGAAGATCTGAGCGAGCATTTTTCCTATATGGCCATGCGGAAGTTCTGTAGCGTTATGCATCTGCAAAACTTAGAGACTGTAAAATGTCTTCTGCTTTTGGGCATTTATTCATTTTTCGAGCCAAAGGGTATTTCAACCTGGACTATAAGTGGCCTTATTATGAGGCTTACAATAGGTTTGGGGCTCAACCGGACTTTAACTAAGAAAGCGCAGGAGCGTATGTCGGTCCTAGATATTGAAATGCGTTATCGTGCATTCTGGTCATTCTATGCGTTTGAGCGGCTAGTCCATACTTCATTGGGCCGTACTTCTGCGATTGACGATGATGATATTAACGTCCCCCTACCTCGGGCTCTCTACGAAGAGGAAAGAGAAGACATAGAGGTAACCAAGATGATGCTGAACTTGCGTAGGTTTGCTGGCGTAATATACAAAAAGGTTCATAGCGTGAGCGCAGGTAAGAGATGCCTGGGGATGGGAGAGAAGCAGGATATTATTGACTCTCTGAGGCAGCAACTGGACACTATCTATGAGGATGAGAAGAAAAAACAGAATATAATTGATTGCAATAACGCTAATGGGAACATCTCTTTTCACTCTTCCAATACATGGTTATCGATGCGCTATTCTCAGCTGATGATCATGTTATACAGACCTTCAAAGTTGATACCAAAACCCTCAATGGACTCGCTGACCATACTTGGTACTTCCTGTTTAGAGGCCCTGCGGCACACTTACTGCCTCTACAAGAAAAAACTGTTGCCTCTGAATTGGATCACCCTTTTTCGGACACTAACCATTTGCAATACAATGCTATATTGCCTCTATCAATGGTCTATTGACCTTGTTGAATCCAAGCTCGAAATCCAGCAATGTGTAGAGATACTGCAGCATTTCGGTGAGAAATGGGTTTTTGCCAAGGAGTGTGCGGTCGTCTTTCAAAATATTGGAAATGCGATACTAGATATAAGTCTCTCCCGAGGACAGGTAGAAAACGTTGATAAATTGACTAGGGAGCTATTTGGAGCTAGCAATGAATACCAAGATATATTGGACGAAAATAACGTAGATATATCCTGGATTGACCTGGCTATCTAA
- the FMO1 gene encoding N,N-dimethylaniline monooxygenase (Syntenic homolog of Saccharomyces cerevisiae YHR176W (FMO1)) yields MLTAMDGNNRDKRVAIVGAGPAGLAAARVLLANTKLQVTVFEQAPQIGGVWYYNDGDKESAMYDHLETNLPKQIMAYSGFPFPDYDSVFPPRTRVLEYLLLYYRAFVEGRAQMCFNTQVTSLEKIIDKNKWQVITSMGKKSTFDYVVVANGHFRTPNLPDDIPGWAEWAQLAPHASIHSTQYTNCAEFRDKTVVVVGNGSSGVDIANQISSVAGTVYHSVRDPSKASWPPESPIRVVGAIQNMDAARRTLYFQHGQVVPDVDQVIWATGFRFHFPFLKSYRGVLFPEDSPSGVTRICGLWEHLIFAEDPTLAFPLLNQGVVTFPLAESHACLIAQVFSGRIPREQMPPVETSAGKSVMSPDDVLYYRHINEILLAHGGEQDPFRPVIWDDKMLKLRIDGKEAKTRRNFELVHRSLNLRKLGLPYSL; encoded by the coding sequence ATGCTCACAGCAATGGATGGGAATAATAGAGATAAGCGAGTCGCCATAGTAGGCGCTGGGCCGGCCGGTCTGGCGGCAGCACGGGTATTGCTGGCTAATACCAAGCTACAAGTAACGGTGTTCGAGCAAGCTCCACAAATAGGAGGCGTGTGGTACTACAACGATGGCGATAAGGAATCCGCCATGTACGACCATCTGGAAACGAACTTGCCGAAACAGATAATGGCGTATAGTGGGTTTCCATTCCCCGACTACGATAGCGTTTTTCCACCAAGAACTCGCGTGCTTGAGTACCTGCTTTTGTATTACCGTGCGTTTGTTGAAGGCAGGGCCCAAATGTGCTTCAACACACAGGTGACATCGCTAGAGAAGATCATCGACAAAAACAAATGGCAAGTCATTACGTCAATGGGGAAGAAGTCCACATTCGACTACGTGGTTGTTGCGAATGGTCATTTTAGAACACCCAATCTGCCAGACGACATACCAGGGTGGGCGGAATGGGCCCAACTGGCCCCTCACGCAAGCATACACTCTACCCAGTATACGAACTGTGCAGAATTTCGGGACAAAACTGTTGTGGTGGTGGGTAATGGCTCTAGCGGTGTGGATATCGCAAACCAGATCTCAAGTGTCGCAGGCACCGTGTACCATAGCGTCCGGGACCCTTCCAAGGCTAGCTGGCCCCCGGAGTCTCCGATACGCGTGGTCGGGGCAATCCAGAACATGGATGCTGCGCGACGGACATTATATTTCCAGCATGGCCAGGTAGTTCCGGATGTCGACCAGGTTATATGGGCCACGGGCTTCCGATTCCATTTTCCATTCCTCAAGAGCTACCGTGGCGTGCTCTTTCCAGAAGACTCCCCATCAGGCGTCACCCGCATCTGCGGTCTCTGGGAGCACCTTATATTTGCCGAGGATCCCACTCTTGCATTCCCGCTGCTCAATCAGGGCGTAGTTACGTTTCCGCTTGCGGAATCCCACGCTTGTCTCATCGCACAGGTCTTCAGCGGGAGAATACCCCGCGAGCAGATGCCTCCCGTCGAGACCTCGGCCGGCAAATCAGTTATGTCACCAGATGATGTGCTCTACTACAGACATATAAACGAAATCTTGCTTGCGCACGGAGGTGAGCAAGACCCCTTTCGCCCGGTTATCTGGGATGACAAGATGCTAAAGTTGCGCATCGATGGCAAGGAGGCAAAGACTCGCAGAAATTTTGAGCTGGTCCATCGCTCCCTCAATCTGCGGAAACTGGGATTACCATACAGTCTTTAA
- the CTR2 gene encoding low-affinity Cu transporter (Syntenic homolog of Saccharomyces cerevisiae YHR175W (CTR2)): protein MSDTVHKHEAGHSGHEHVAHSCAMNTSFTWDYDNICVIFPWWRIRSVLCLVLSCIAIAAWAYSYEYMKYYIRKHHSGSKGTKLRRSIWYGAQVSIAFLIMLIMMTYNGWLMLSVVVGAIAGHYHWEIKEGGLLDVSLACH from the coding sequence ATGTCGGACACTGTGCACAAACACGAAGCAGGGCATTCAGGGCACGAACATGTTGCGCATTCCTGTGCCATGAATACTTCGTTCACCTGGGACTACGATAATATCTGCGTAATATTCCCATGGTGGCGCATTCGGTCGGTGCTGTGCCTCGTGCTTAGTTGCATAGCAATCGCTGCATGGGCTTACAGTTACGAATATATGAAGTACTACATCCGCAAGCACCATAGTGGTTCGAAGGGCACGAAACTTCGCCGCTCTATCTGGTATGGGGCGCAGGTCAGCATCGCTTTTTTGATCATGCTCATCATGATGACGTATAATGGCTGGTTAATGCTCAGCGTGGTCGTAGGGGCTATTGCTGGACACTATCATTGGGAAATCAAGGAAGGTGGTCTACTCGATGTGAGTCTCGCGTGCCACTAG